The following proteins are encoded in a genomic region of Variovorax paradoxus:
- the pal gene encoding peptidoglycan-associated lipoprotein Pal has translation MKNTSRILAVVALGASLAACGTGPKSGREDATYYYSNKAVPVAKVEPPPPAPPVQDSPAAAKIVYFDFDRYDVKPQYRSIVEAHAGFLRNRPASKVVIEGHTDSRGGREYNLALGQRRAESVQRALTQLGVQAERIEAVSWGIEKPASPETTEEGYQLNRRAEFSYR, from the coding sequence ATGAAAAACACCTCCCGGATACTGGCCGTCGTCGCGCTCGGGGCAAGCCTTGCCGCCTGCGGAACAGGGCCCAAGAGCGGACGCGAAGACGCGACGTACTACTACTCGAACAAGGCCGTCCCGGTCGCGAAGGTGGAGCCGCCTCCGCCCGCGCCGCCGGTGCAGGACAGCCCCGCCGCAGCGAAGATCGTGTACTTCGACTTCGACAGATACGACGTCAAGCCGCAGTACCGCAGCATCGTGGAAGCGCATGCGGGCTTTCTCAGGAACCGTCCTGCCAGCAAGGTGGTGATCGAGGGCCACACCGACTCGCGCGGCGGCCGCGAATACAACCTGGCGCTGGGCCAGCGCCGCGCCGAATCCGTGCAGCGCGCGCTCACGCAGCTCGGCGTGCAGGCCGAGCGCATCGAGGCCGTGAGTTGGGGCATCGAAAAGCCCGCGTCCCCTGAAACCACCGAGGAGGGCTATCAGCTCAATCGCCGAGCCGAGTTCAGCTACCGCTGA
- a CDS encoding glutamate ligase domain-containing protein encodes MMSFSDQLHACHERLVSVCAALPAPYPAFTLFFSVSDGSQRAHVVHARAAEFETAWREGAETVARWVCENGIASPWLRIDWVEGASPIDWAQFKAQLAAVKRNYFRLGLAFDKDFETAFTEQELNANAMLYGDSSVAHAVVNTRNFEVYGQARFARALTFDLPADRPVYLLATVGVFCQPDGVVHKLVGTGLDAGRRQAPALNPQSALDLVRSGASYLARQVQGDGLFVYGYFPCFDSRIPTYDATRHARVLHAMIEAWELTRDDTLRSAIDRALDHLANGFIRDRKLADGSEAAFLVDEDEEIKLSGNAACVLAWVKYCEATDTREWLPLLEKLALGIVSMQDAGTGRFNHVLHAADLTVKQASSAIYFDGEAALGLMRLYGLTRDARWLAAVEKAFEHFIASQHWQAHDHGLSCCVNELTRWSPQEKYFRFGLQNVAGYLDFVLDRKTTLPTLLELMLAAQQMLQRLEGMPAMRHLLDELDTEKFYRALEYRAHYLLNGFFWPEMAMYFRRPSVVAGSFFVRHHAFRVRVDDVAQYVSGFVAYHRYLLERRAVPGAGNGHARDEGALWTAIDMARVTGGDWVVKPEDGWRATGVTQRSFLRKGRVVFEHQARPSKTALAAVALKGVLQPAAAVLCTDPAPHLDKRVPVLQVSDVLQAVLELGMHARTEFGGRVCAVLGSGTGSSTVAAMLADALAVWGEVGRPEGNVSLPSGIAWNLTCMPRHAAYWVLEMGSPHMLASAQLVRPMLAVVTGLSAASLKHRGPSEAAARLDSRVFEGMAPGDSAVLNRDIPEFATFAEAAMAHQLHIVTYGEHKDADVRLLAFDHGEVQALVLGEPFQLRLNAPGRHMGASAVAALAALQAMRLKLATAVEPFARFEPPGGRGALHTIHIGGGSFKLIDETYDANPSSMRAALELLSQAPCEPARRVAILGDMQELGPAAQRHHLDLEPELLASQPDRVLLCGPLMRALHARIRTKVRSHWFVDVSDLSTALGGLLQPGDWVLAKSSAGVGLSRLARVLKALP; translated from the coding sequence ATGATGTCCTTCTCCGACCAGCTCCACGCCTGCCACGAGCGCCTGGTCTCGGTGTGCGCGGCGCTGCCGGCGCCTTATCCGGCGTTCACGCTTTTCTTCTCGGTCAGCGACGGGTCGCAGCGCGCGCACGTGGTGCACGCGCGCGCGGCCGAATTCGAGACCGCGTGGCGCGAAGGTGCCGAAACCGTCGCGCGCTGGGTGTGCGAAAACGGCATCGCCTCGCCCTGGCTGCGCATCGACTGGGTCGAAGGCGCCAGCCCGATCGACTGGGCCCAGTTCAAGGCCCAGCTCGCGGCCGTCAAGCGCAACTACTTCCGTCTCGGACTGGCCTTCGACAAGGACTTCGAGACGGCATTCACCGAGCAGGAGCTCAACGCCAACGCCATGCTGTATGGCGATTCGAGCGTTGCGCATGCGGTGGTGAACACGCGCAACTTCGAGGTCTACGGCCAGGCGCGCTTCGCCCGCGCGCTCACGTTCGATCTGCCGGCCGACCGGCCGGTCTATTTGCTCGCGACGGTGGGCGTTTTCTGCCAGCCCGACGGCGTCGTGCACAAGCTCGTGGGAACGGGGCTCGACGCCGGGCGGCGCCAGGCCCCCGCGCTCAATCCGCAGTCGGCGCTCGACCTCGTGCGCAGCGGCGCGTCCTATCTCGCGCGACAGGTCCAGGGCGACGGGCTCTTCGTCTACGGCTACTTTCCGTGCTTCGACAGCCGCATTCCGACCTACGATGCGACCCGTCACGCGCGCGTGCTTCACGCCATGATCGAGGCATGGGAGCTCACACGCGACGACACGCTGCGTTCTGCCATCGATCGCGCGCTCGACCATCTTGCGAACGGCTTCATACGGGACCGCAAGCTCGCCGACGGCAGCGAAGCCGCCTTCCTCGTCGATGAAGATGAAGAGATCAAGCTGAGCGGCAATGCGGCCTGCGTGCTCGCATGGGTGAAGTATTGCGAGGCAACAGACACACGCGAATGGTTGCCGCTGCTCGAAAAGCTGGCGCTGGGCATCGTGTCGATGCAGGACGCCGGCACGGGCCGCTTCAACCACGTGCTGCATGCCGCCGATCTGACGGTCAAGCAGGCCTCGAGCGCCATCTACTTCGATGGCGAGGCGGCCCTGGGCCTGATGCGGTTGTATGGCCTCACGCGCGATGCGCGATGGCTTGCCGCGGTCGAGAAGGCGTTCGAGCATTTCATCGCAAGCCAGCACTGGCAGGCGCACGACCATGGGTTGAGCTGCTGCGTCAACGAGCTCACGCGCTGGAGCCCGCAGGAAAAGTACTTTCGCTTCGGGCTGCAGAACGTGGCCGGCTACCTGGACTTCGTGCTCGACCGCAAGACCACGCTACCGACGTTGCTCGAGCTCATGCTGGCCGCGCAGCAGATGCTCCAGCGGCTCGAGGGCATGCCCGCCATGCGGCACCTGCTCGACGAGCTCGACACCGAAAAGTTCTACCGCGCGCTCGAGTACCGCGCCCATTACCTGCTCAACGGCTTCTTCTGGCCCGAGATGGCGATGTACTTCCGGCGGCCGTCCGTCGTCGCGGGCTCGTTCTTCGTCCGGCATCACGCATTCCGCGTGCGCGTCGACGACGTGGCTCAATATGTGTCGGGATTCGTGGCCTACCACCGCTACCTGCTGGAGCGCCGCGCCGTGCCCGGCGCCGGCAACGGCCACGCGAGGGATGAGGGCGCCCTCTGGACCGCGATCGACATGGCACGCGTAACCGGCGGCGATTGGGTCGTCAAACCGGAAGACGGCTGGCGCGCCACCGGCGTGACGCAGCGCTCTTTTCTGCGCAAGGGCCGCGTGGTGTTCGAGCACCAGGCGCGCCCTTCGAAGACCGCGCTGGCCGCCGTGGCGCTCAAAGGCGTCTTGCAGCCGGCAGCCGCCGTGCTGTGCACCGACCCCGCACCGCACCTGGACAAGCGCGTGCCCGTGCTCCAGGTGTCCGACGTGCTGCAGGCCGTGCTGGAACTGGGCATGCATGCGCGCACCGAGTTCGGCGGGCGTGTGTGCGCCGTGCTGGGCAGCGGCACCGGCAGCAGCACCGTGGCCGCGATGCTCGCCGACGCGTTGGCCGTCTGGGGTGAGGTGGGCCGGCCCGAAGGCAACGTCAGCCTGCCTTCGGGCATTGCCTGGAACCTGACCTGCATGCCGCGACACGCGGCCTACTGGGTGCTGGAGATGGGCTCACCGCACATGCTGGCTTCGGCGCAACTGGTGCGTCCGATGCTGGCCGTGGTGACGGGGCTTTCGGCCGCTTCGCTGAAACACCGCGGGCCGTCCGAAGCGGCCGCGCGCCTGGACAGCCGCGTCTTCGAAGGCATGGCGCCGGGCGACAGCGCCGTTCTGAACCGCGACATTCCCGAGTTCGCGACCTTCGCCGAAGCCGCCATGGCGCACCAGCTCCACATCGTGACCTATGGCGAGCACAAGGACGCCGATGTGCGGCTGCTCGCGTTCGACCACGGCGAAGTGCAGGCATTGGTACTCGGCGAGCCGTTTCAGCTCAGGCTCAACGCACCGGGCCGCCACATGGGGGCAAGCGCCGTGGCCGCGCTCGCGGCGCTGCAGGCCATGCGCCTCAAGCTGGCCACCGCGGTGGAGCCCTTTGCGCGTTTCGAGCCACCGGGCGGGCGTGGTGCGCTGCACACCATTCACATCGGCGGCGGCAGCTTCAAGCTGATCGACGAAACCTACGACGCCAACCCGAGTTCGATGCGCGCCGCGCTCGAGCTGCTGTCGCAGGCCCCGTGCGAACCGGCGCGGCGCGTGGCGATCCTCGGCGACATGCAGGAGCTTGGCCCCGCCGCACAACGGCATCACCTCGACCTGGAGCCCGAGCTGCTCGCTTCGCAGCCCGACCGCGTGCTGCTGTGCGGCCCGCTCATGCGGGCGCTGCACGCACGCATCCGTACCAAGGTCCGGTCGCACTGGTTCGTCGATGTGTCCGATCTGTCGACCGCGCTTGGCGGCCTGCTGCAGCCGGGCGACTGGGTGCTGGCCAAGAGTTCCGCGGGCGTCGGCCTGTCCCGGCTGGCCCGGGTTTTGAAAGCACTGCCATGA
- a CDS encoding peptidase domain-containing ABC transporter — MIKFLLPSQLVADAPEEPGASPYAAALNKAFREAYPLVKSAAWRSLPISLFGLLPSIFLLQVYDRVLSRSGISTLAALVSGILFFLCIEFWLRSRRSRLLRNAGAIIDHGVSGALLHSMLSRPLRALEARPASIWHQFFRDVASVRGTVTGGLAQSIFDLPMAVFALAVIGIVALPVLPVVVLFLGVMAFLAWWWADEVRTGRVEEVQRGRGLDRMTSEICNARETLKTQSNDGPTVEMWRQTYNAWLSESFSKNGQIESARDGTTVLLTVFSVVVVSVGAVSVMEQWMTVGGLVASNMLALKALQPVAGLVSSWRSLAAAKEAAKRLEKVLAEPVEKPPSGMALPQPLGRVTLKDVSFSFSEAAQKPVLENVDLDIGPGGLHVIVGRNGAGKSTLVKLLSGLYTPTRGVISIGEYDLSQFGREELSRWISYLSQEVYWFGGPLIDTMRRTAPGQSDEQVVAACKLSGAHDFISKLTDGYRTVVGEGGTGFSVGERRKLALAMSFLRKPSVLVLDEPSNDLDFQSERTLLATLLAVAKVRTVVVVTHSLRIVSAATVVYHVTGQGNVEQGTAAVMVPKLFGVKKALVALTDPAAGDGDADAHSQGAAAANRSMA, encoded by the coding sequence ATGATCAAGTTTCTCTTGCCCAGCCAGCTGGTTGCCGATGCGCCCGAAGAGCCGGGCGCGAGTCCGTATGCAGCTGCGCTGAACAAGGCCTTTCGCGAGGCGTACCCGCTGGTCAAGAGCGCGGCCTGGCGCTCGCTGCCGATCAGCCTCTTCGGCTTGCTGCCGTCGATCTTCCTGCTTCAGGTCTACGACCGCGTGCTCTCGCGCAGCGGCATCTCGACACTCGCCGCCCTGGTGAGCGGCATCCTGTTCTTTCTGTGCATCGAGTTCTGGCTGCGTTCGCGGCGCTCGCGCCTGCTGCGCAATGCGGGCGCCATCATCGATCATGGGGTGTCGGGTGCGCTGCTGCATTCGATGCTGAGCCGTCCGTTGCGCGCGCTCGAAGCGCGGCCGGCCTCGATCTGGCACCAGTTCTTTCGCGACGTGGCGTCGGTGCGCGGCACGGTCACGGGCGGGCTGGCGCAATCGATCTTCGACTTGCCGATGGCGGTCTTCGCGCTGGCGGTGATCGGCATCGTCGCCTTGCCGGTGTTGCCGGTGGTGGTGCTGTTCCTTGGCGTCATGGCCTTCCTGGCCTGGTGGTGGGCCGACGAAGTGCGCACCGGCCGGGTCGAGGAAGTGCAGCGCGGCCGCGGCCTCGACCGCATGACTTCGGAGATCTGCAACGCGCGCGAAACGCTCAAGACGCAGTCGAACGACGGCCCCACGGTCGAGATGTGGCGCCAGACCTACAACGCCTGGCTGAGCGAGAGCTTCAGCAAGAACGGCCAGATCGAGTCCGCGCGCGACGGCACCACCGTGCTGTTGACCGTCTTCTCGGTCGTCGTGGTGTCGGTGGGCGCGGTATCCGTGATGGAGCAGTGGATGACGGTCGGCGGGCTCGTGGCCTCGAACATGCTGGCCCTCAAGGCACTGCAGCCGGTGGCCGGCCTGGTCTCGAGCTGGCGTTCGCTGGCCGCCGCGAAGGAAGCGGCGAAGCGGCTCGAAAAAGTGCTTGCCGAACCGGTCGAAAAGCCGCCGAGCGGCATGGCGCTGCCGCAGCCGCTCGGCCGCGTGACGCTCAAGGACGTGAGCTTCAGCTTCTCGGAAGCCGCGCAGAAGCCAGTGCTCGAAAACGTCGACCTCGACATCGGGCCGGGCGGGCTGCATGTGATCGTCGGGCGCAACGGCGCCGGCAAGTCGACGCTGGTCAAGCTGCTGTCGGGCCTGTACACGCCCACGCGCGGCGTCATCAGCATCGGCGAGTACGACCTGTCGCAGTTCGGCCGCGAAGAGCTCTCGCGCTGGATCAGCTATCTCTCGCAAGAGGTCTACTGGTTCGGCGGCCCGCTGATCGACACCATGCGCCGCACGGCTCCGGGGCAGAGCGACGAGCAGGTGGTGGCGGCCTGCAAGCTCTCGGGCGCGCACGACTTCATCTCGAAGCTGACCGATGGCTATCGCACCGTGGTCGGCGAAGGCGGCACCGGCTTTTCGGTGGGCGAGCGGCGCAAGCTCGCGCTGGCCATGAGCTTCCTTCGCAAGCCCTCGGTGCTGGTGCTCGACGAGCCGAGCAACGACCTCGACTTCCAGAGCGAGCGCACGCTGCTCGCCACGCTGCTCGCGGTGGCCAAGGTGCGCACCGTGGTGGTGGTGACGCATTCGCTGCGCATCGTATCGGCCGCCACGGTGGTCTATCACGTCACGGGGCAGGGCAATGTCGAACAGGGAACGGCCGCCGTGATGGTGCCGAAGCTTTTCGGGGTGAAGAAGGCGCTGGTGGCGCTGACCGATCCGGCCGCGGGAGACGGCGACGCCGATGCGCACTCGCAGGGCGCCGCCGCGGCGAACCGTTCCATGGCTTGA
- a CDS encoding HlyD family type I secretion periplasmic adaptor subunit, translating into MKSDLPQILQDEEHKRAAHASPEGRRRQWVIGGVVAVLAVVGLGFPMETVVVAPGRVIPSDRVKSIQHLEGGIVSNVLVKEGDRVKQGQSLVEIDLGGSGLNFEELAARHASTQATRIRLMAESRGKPLKRDSFAADIDESVLDGETGAYEARALEQRGVMAGAVSGLEQARSKELEQQAKVKGLNDRLALMHKEFEISEQLLSEKLVGQVEVLEKRRLVEGVRSELAVARQGAISASAAIAEAQAKMAEAEGRFRRRASDELATVERQFASLSEDLARARTQRSRTIVKAPADGIVKGLRSASPGWVIKPGEAIMEVVPDKDEVMIEARLNPNDRGFVEVGQAARVKITAYDYLRYGAIDGKVTLVAADADRDPAIANAAPYYRILIGTGQSYVGQQENRVTAGMESEVDLKVGTDPFIWYILRPVLKLRREAFREP; encoded by the coding sequence TTGAAATCAGATCTGCCGCAGATACTCCAGGACGAAGAGCACAAGCGCGCCGCGCATGCATCGCCCGAGGGCCGGCGCCGCCAGTGGGTGATCGGCGGCGTGGTGGCCGTGCTGGCCGTCGTCGGGCTGGGTTTTCCGATGGAGACGGTGGTGGTGGCGCCAGGCCGCGTGATCCCGTCGGACCGCGTCAAGTCGATCCAGCATCTGGAAGGCGGCATCGTCAGCAACGTGCTGGTGAAGGAAGGCGACCGCGTGAAGCAGGGCCAGTCGCTGGTCGAGATCGACCTGGGCGGCAGCGGCCTCAATTTCGAGGAGCTCGCGGCGCGCCATGCGTCCACGCAAGCCACCCGCATCCGGCTCATGGCCGAGAGCCGCGGCAAGCCGCTCAAGCGAGACAGTTTTGCCGCCGACATCGACGAGAGCGTGCTCGACGGCGAAACCGGTGCGTATGAAGCACGCGCGCTCGAGCAGCGCGGCGTGATGGCCGGTGCGGTGTCGGGGCTCGAACAGGCGCGCAGCAAGGAGCTCGAACAGCAGGCCAAGGTGAAGGGCCTGAACGACCGCCTGGCGCTGATGCACAAGGAGTTCGAAATTTCGGAGCAGCTGCTCAGCGAGAAGCTGGTCGGCCAGGTCGAGGTGCTCGAGAAGCGCAGGCTGGTCGAGGGCGTGCGAAGCGAGTTGGCCGTGGCGCGCCAGGGCGCTATTTCCGCCAGCGCCGCCATCGCCGAGGCGCAGGCCAAGATGGCCGAGGCCGAAGGGCGCTTCCGGCGCCGCGCGTCCGACGAACTCGCCACCGTGGAGCGCCAGTTCGCAAGCCTGAGCGAAGACCTCGCGCGCGCGCGCACCCAGCGCTCGCGCACGATCGTCAAGGCGCCCGCCGATGGCATCGTCAAGGGGCTGCGCAGCGCCAGCCCGGGCTGGGTCATCAAGCCGGGCGAAGCCATCATGGAAGTGGTGCCCGACAAGGACGAGGTCATGATCGAGGCGCGCCTGAATCCGAACGATCGCGGCTTCGTCGAAGTCGGGCAGGCGGCGCGCGTGAAGATCACGGCCTACGACTACCTGCGCTACGGTGCCATCGACGGCAAGGTCACACTCGTCGCCGCCGATGCCGACCGTGATCCGGCGATTGCCAACGCGGCGCCGTACTACCGCATCCTGATCGGCACCGGACAATCCTATGTGGGACAGCAAGAGAACCGTGTCACCGCCGGCATGGAGTCGGAGGTCGACCTGAAGGTGGGAACCGATCCGTTCATCTGGTACATCCTTCGTCCTGTGCTCAAGCTTCGGCGCGAAGCCTTCCGCGAACCATGA
- a CDS encoding TolC family protein: MRGSNSAGRRRMGRGVLCAALCAGFALPPGVAVAQEEPAQLVAARRLSMPSIGAASYAQRVKQALVALSQEYPEVQTAQAAANTSSFGVDAARKARYPRFKMGTASGNYNSGAANAKSENYTVLTAEARVSLIDGGAMSAAVRAAEAGNQADDEAVVTTSQKVVLDALTAYLQVQRFDLKKQIARKSTEVVAELSKAEARRVALGAAGENDLNMAAARRASVAARESDFQAQRDEAVAKFNTYFKFTPATDSLPVLAAPTLWRIASQEEALRRAEERSTEIAEAKGRVARAQALVDQQEASIYPTVDAVFVKSKDPRGVSPQDPTRAAFELNWNFGNGFDRQLRLKSALAEVANQEAKLEGVKLNLLELTSASWARTVSGRERERQLMEAVSTSGQAFRGRRRLMEFGRETLPAVLDAQLDYYNLLFDYVDAVFDLRISELRLARTTGELRIEPEAGNAWIDRIFGPPSRPALSEDGLLTALCISSNASCASEPVTDRGATAVASNPPLRRAARLAAR; the protein is encoded by the coding sequence ATGAGGGGCAGCAACTCGGCAGGCCGGCGCCGCATGGGCCGCGGCGTTCTCTGTGCAGCGCTGTGCGCGGGCTTTGCGCTGCCTCCTGGCGTCGCCGTCGCGCAGGAGGAGCCAGCGCAACTCGTGGCGGCGCGCCGCCTTTCCATGCCGTCGATCGGAGCCGCAAGCTATGCCCAGCGCGTGAAGCAGGCGCTGGTCGCGCTCTCGCAGGAATACCCCGAAGTGCAGACCGCGCAGGCGGCGGCCAACACCAGCAGCTTCGGCGTCGATGCCGCCAGGAAGGCGCGTTATCCGCGCTTCAAGATGGGCACCGCGTCCGGCAACTACAACAGCGGCGCGGCGAATGCCAAGTCCGAGAACTACACCGTGCTGACCGCCGAAGCACGCGTGAGCCTGATCGACGGCGGCGCCATGAGCGCCGCGGTGCGCGCGGCCGAGGCCGGCAACCAGGCGGACGACGAAGCGGTCGTCACCACCTCGCAGAAGGTGGTGCTCGACGCCCTGACCGCCTACCTGCAGGTGCAGCGCTTCGACCTGAAGAAGCAGATCGCGCGCAAGTCCACCGAAGTGGTGGCCGAGTTGTCGAAGGCCGAGGCCCGGCGCGTTGCCCTTGGCGCCGCGGGCGAGAACGACCTGAACATGGCCGCCGCGCGCCGTGCCAGCGTGGCCGCGCGCGAATCCGACTTTCAGGCGCAGCGCGACGAGGCGGTCGCCAAGTTCAACACCTACTTCAAGTTCACGCCCGCGACCGATTCGCTGCCCGTGCTCGCGGCGCCCACGCTCTGGCGCATCGCTTCGCAGGAAGAGGCCCTGCGCCGCGCCGAGGAACGCAGCACCGAAATCGCCGAAGCCAAGGGCCGCGTCGCACGGGCCCAGGCGCTCGTCGACCAGCAGGAGGCCAGCATCTACCCGACGGTGGACGCGGTGTTCGTCAAGAGCAAGGACCCGCGCGGCGTGTCGCCGCAGGACCCGACGCGCGCGGCCTTCGAGCTCAACTGGAACTTCGGCAACGGCTTCGACCGCCAATTGCGGCTGAAGTCCGCATTGGCTGAAGTCGCGAATCAGGAAGCGAAGCTCGAAGGTGTGAAGCTCAATCTGCTGGAGCTCACATCGGCCTCATGGGCCCGCACGGTCTCTGGACGCGAGCGCGAGCGCCAGCTGATGGAAGCGGTCAGCACCTCGGGCCAGGCTTTCCGCGGCCGGCGCCGCCTGATGGAGTTCGGCCGCGAGACCTTGCCCGCCGTGCTCGACGCACAACTGGACTACTACAACCTGTTGTTCGACTATGTCGACGCCGTGTTCGACCTGCGCATTTCCGAACTGCGCCTGGCGCGCACCACCGGCGAACTGCGCATCGAACCCGAAGCGGGCAACGCCTGGATCGACCGCATCTTCGGCCCGCCGAGCCGGCCGGCACTGAGCGAAGACGGGCTGCTCACCGCACTGTGCATCTCGAGCAACGCGAGCTGCGCCAGCGAGCCGGTGACCGATCGCGGCGCCACCGCGGTGGCATCGAACCCGCCGCTGCGCCGCGCCGCGCGCTTGGCGGCCCGTTAA
- a CDS encoding sigma 54-interacting transcriptional regulator, translating into MSSPPNFDELDLFVWEGKADILDRIARCMASFDVEVIRADGMPPPQQQRGTALRPSVAILSVTVIDGGGLAHATELLQGMPVIWVAAGSRDRDSRTYPPEYLHVLPYDFTCAELRTMVAKLVRQLRARDVAPQAPDVLVAHSEAMQSLLAEVTAFADCNHSVLVRGETGVGKERIAQQLHLGHQHYSKGAFVAVNCGAIPDGLFESLFFGHTKGSFTGAVHAHRGYFEQATGGTLFLDEIGDLPKYQQVKLLRVLEDNAVTRLGATAPVRVDFRLVAATNRNLREMVASGEFRADLFYRLAVIELHVPSLEERGEVDKIAIFKALLGNVLGDELEALGETPHWLSDAVAETYFPGNVRQLRNLAERVGVIARQLHSWDQNLIQRAIALTRGTPTPSANSAERNGHNGSANGAALDGNGERKGWNSSERNRIIAALEINDWKRQDTAQHLGISRKVLWEKMRKYQILDGEPGIPEDA; encoded by the coding sequence ATGAGCTCCCCCCCCAACTTCGACGAACTCGACCTCTTTGTCTGGGAAGGCAAGGCCGACATCCTCGACCGTATCGCGCGGTGCATGGCGAGCTTCGACGTGGAGGTGATCCGGGCCGATGGCATGCCGCCTCCGCAGCAGCAGCGCGGCACGGCGCTTCGGCCTTCGGTCGCCATCCTCAGCGTCACGGTCATCGACGGCGGAGGGCTGGCGCATGCGACCGAGCTGTTGCAGGGCATGCCGGTGATCTGGGTGGCGGCGGGCTCGCGGGACCGCGACTCTCGCACGTACCCGCCCGAGTACCTGCATGTTCTGCCGTACGACTTCACCTGCGCCGAGTTGCGCACGATGGTCGCCAAGCTGGTGCGGCAGCTGCGGGCGCGCGACGTGGCACCGCAGGCGCCCGATGTGCTGGTGGCGCATTCGGAGGCGATGCAATCGCTGCTTGCCGAAGTGACCGCCTTTGCCGATTGCAACCACAGCGTGCTGGTGCGCGGCGAAACGGGTGTGGGCAAGGAACGCATTGCGCAGCAGTTGCACCTGGGGCACCAGCACTACAGCAAGGGCGCATTCGTGGCGGTGAACTGCGGCGCGATTCCGGACGGTCTCTTCGAGTCGCTTTTCTTCGGCCATACCAAGGGCTCGTTCACCGGCGCCGTGCATGCGCATCGCGGCTATTTCGAGCAGGCGACGGGCGGCACGCTGTTCCTCGATGAGATCGGCGACTTGCCCAAGTACCAGCAGGTCAAGCTGCTGCGCGTGCTGGAAGACAACGCGGTGACGCGGCTGGGTGCCACGGCGCCGGTCCGCGTCGACTTTCGCCTGGTGGCCGCGACCAACCGCAACCTGCGCGAGATGGTGGCCAGCGGCGAATTCCGCGCCGACCTGTTCTATCGGCTCGCAGTGATCGAGCTGCATGTGCCCAGTCTCGAGGAGCGCGGCGAAGTCGACAAGATCGCGATCTTCAAGGCGCTGCTGGGCAACGTGCTGGGCGATGAACTCGAGGCGCTCGGTGAAACGCCGCACTGGCTCAGCGATGCGGTGGCCGAGACTTATTTTCCCGGCAACGTGCGGCAGCTGCGCAACCTGGCCGAGCGGGTGGGCGTGATTGCGAGGCAGCTGCATTCGTGGGACCAGAACCTGATTCAGCGCGCCATTGCGCTGACGCGCGGCACGCCGACGCCCTCGGCGAACTCGGCCGAAAGAAACGGACACAACGGCAGCGCCAACGGCGCTGCACTCGACGGCAACGGCGAGCGCAAGGGATGGAACAGCAGCGAGCGCAATCGCATCATCGCGGCGCTGGAGATCAACGACTGGAAGCGCCAGGACACCGCGCAGCACCTCGGCATCAGCCGCAAGGTGCTGTGGGAAAAGATGCGCAAGTACCAGATTCTCGACGGTGAGCCCGGCATCCCCGAGGACGCCTGA